In Microbulbifer agarilyticus, the DNA window GACGATCAGGCGGTGATCGACAAGCGGATGGCACAGGCAATCGATGAGATGTCCCACTACGTGGAGACCGATTACCTGGTGATCAACGACGACTTCACCACTGCAATGAATGAACTGCGCGCAATCATGGTGGCAGAGCGGCAGCGGCTGGCGAGACAGCAGAAACAACACGCTGGACTGCTGCAATCATTACTGCGCAGCCAATAAAAGCCACCAAAACGGCACAAAGAACCCATTGTTCGATTTGCGTACACCGCGCGGTCCGGTAGAATAGTTAACCCCGTCCGCGTCGGCCGTGACCGACCAGACAACAGAATTTGTCCTTTTGCCCGCAACCGGGCGAACCCACACTGGAACAGAAATTTTATGGCACGTATTACCGTTGAAGATTGCCTCGACCACGTAGACAACCGCTTTGAGCTGGTAATTGTTGGCAGCAAGCGCGCTCGCCAGATCGCTACCGGCGGCCGCGATCCGATGGTTGCGGAAGAAAACGATAAGCCCACCGTAATCGCCCTGCGCGAAATCGAAGAGGGCTTTGTTGACGCCAGCATTCTGGACGAGCCGGAAGAAGAGCCGGTACAGGCGGCTTCCCCGGCGCCAGTATTCCTGTCCGAGCAGGACCTGTAATCCCAACCCCACGTGTTAATGCAGGATTTGCAGGAAATCTAAGAGGCGAGCGCGGCTTTGCACACGATCGATAGTCTGGCCCATCGCCTCTCGTCCTATCTTCCCCCCGATCAGATTCAGTTCGTCCGCCGCGCGTATTTTTACGCGGAGCAGGCCCATGAGGGCCAGACCCGGCGCTCTGGCGAACCCTATATCACCCACCCTCTCGCAGTTGCCACCATTCTTGCGGGCATGCACATGGACGCCCAGAGTCTGGCCGCTGCCATGCTGCACGATGTCATCGAAGACACCGGCATCCCCAAAGCGGCACTGGCCGAGCAGTTTGGCGAAGAGATCGCGGATCTGGTGGACGGGGTGTCCAAGCTGACCCAGTTTGAGACCGACAGCCCGGCGGAAAAGCAGGCGGAGAACTTCCAGAAAATGGCGCTGGCCATGGCGCGGGATATCCGCGTGATTCTGGTGAAGCTTGCCGACCGCCTGCACAACATGCGTACCCTCGGCTCGCTGAAGCCCGGCAAACGCGCACGCATTGCCCGCGAGACCCTGGAGATCTACGCGCCCATTGCCAACCGCCTGGGCATGAACGATGTGCGGATCGAATTCGAAGACCGCGCCTTCTTCGCCATTTACCCGCTGCGTGCCAGCCGCCTGCGCGCGGCGCTGGTGGCCGCCCGCGGCAACCGCAAGGAGCTGCTGGAAAAAATCCAGAACGCCATCGAGCTGCGCCTGGAGCGCGAGAATATCGATGCGCTGGTCATCGGCCGCGAGAAGCACCTGTTCAGCATCTACCAGAAGATGCGTTCGAAGAAGAAGTCGTTCAAGGAAATCATGGACGTCTACGCCTTCCGCATCATCGTCGACAGTGTGGACACCTGTTACCGCACCTTCGGGGTTATCCACAACCTGTACAAGCCGGTGATCAGCGAGTTTAAAGACTATATCGCCATCCCCAAATCCAACGGCTACCAGTCACTGCACACGGTTCTGCTGGGCATGCACGGGGTGCCGATTGAGGTGCAGATCCGCACCAAGGAAATGGACGAGATGGCCAACAGCGGTATTGCCGCGCATTGGCTGTACAAGTCGTCCGGCGATGAAGTACTGAACACCGGCGGTACCAGCCAGGTGCGCGCACGCCGCTGGGTGCAGGGCCTGCTGGAAATGCAGCAGCGCGCTGGCGACTCGCTGGAATTTATCGAAAACGTGAAGATCGACCTGTTCCCGGACGAAGTTTACGTGTTCACGCCCAAAGGCAAGATTATCGACCTGCCAGCCGGTGCCACCGCGGTGGACTTCGCTTACTCGGTGCACACCGATATCGGCAATTCCTGTGTGGCGGTGCGCATCAACCAGCGCCTGGCGCCGCTATCGCAGCCGCTAGAGAGCGGCCAGAAGGTGGAGATTCTCACCAGCAAAAACGTGCAGCCGAATCCAAACTGGCTCAATTTTGTGGTAACCGCGAAAGCGCGCAGTGCCATTCGCCACTACCTGAAGCACCAGCGCCATCACGATTCCATTGCCCTTGGCCAGCGCCTGCTGGAAAAGGCATTGACCAAATTTGATCTCAAACTCTCTGACCTCTCCGAGGAGCAGCTCACCCGCGGGGTGAGAGAGGCCAATTACGAGAGTTTCGAGAACCTGCTTGAGGAGATCGGTCTCGGCAATCGCGCCGCATTCTCCGCAGCCAAGCTGCTGGTGCCGCCGGGCACTACCGAGACGGAGGCGAGCAATATTTCCTCGCCGCTGACCATCGATGCCCAAGAGGGCATGATGATCAGCTTTGCCCGCTGTTGCCGCCCGATTCCCGGCGATACCATCATGGGGCATATCAGTTCCGGTAAAGGCGTGGTGGTACACCGGGATACCTGCCGCAATGCGGCGGAGTTGCGCGAGCACCCGGAAAACATCATGGCGGTGAGCTGGTCGGCGGATGTAAAAGGCGAGTTCCTTGGGGATGTGCGCGTGGAGGTGGAGTCCGAGCGCGGCATTATTGCCCGTCTGGCGACGCGTATTACCGAAGAGGGCGCGAGCATCGAGCAGATCCATGTGGACGAGAAGGATGCGCAGCACAGTACCATCGCACTGACTCTGGAAGTGACCAACCGCGTGCACTTGGCTCAGGTGATGAAGCGGTTGCGTAACTTGCCGGCGGTGATCAAGATCGCGCGGCCCTAATTTTCAGACTCCTACATCCCTATGCGGTCAGCATTCTGCTGGCCAGCTCCTACTTAAATGTGTCCTGATCGCTCCCGTCTGAGCCCGGCCCGTCACCGGTGCCCATCCGCCAAACAACCTGTCGGCAATCGTTTGTCGGATGGGCACCGGTGACGGGCCTTCGTGGTTGCTTTGGGCTTGGGGTTTTTAGCGGATGAGGATTGCGTGGTTTTTGGGGAATTCGCGGGGGTTTTGCGTGAACTTTCTCAGTTTGTGGATAAGTTCCGCATATCGCATTCTGGTCCTTTGCACCGCTCCCCAAGGCTACAAAACCGCGCTATATTCTCCCGCTTCCTTTTTTCAGTAAGTAGGCCCCAACAGGGTCAGGAGAGGTAATCCATGCCCAATCGCGCCGTGATAAAAACCGATAAGGCACCGGCAGCAATCGGCAGCTATTCCCAAGCGGTCAAGGTCAACAACACTATCTACCTGTCCGGTCAGATTCCGCTGGTTCCGGAAACCATGGAACTGGTGTCCGACGATTTCCGCGAGCAGGCGGTGCAGGTATTCAAGAACCTGCAAGCGGTGTGCGAGGCGGCGAACGGTTCTCTGGACGATCTGGTGAAACTGAATCTGTACCTCACTGACCTGAGCAATTTCGCTACCGTCAATGAAGTGATGGAAGAAATGTTTACCAAGCCGTTTCCGGCGCGTGCAGCGGTAGGTGTGAGTGAACTGCCCAAAGGTGCGCAGTTTGAAGCGGAAGGGGTTCTGGTGATCTAAGAGATTGCCACGCGCCGCTCGGAAAGGGCGGCGCGAATGACGAATTGATCAGTCGTTTTCCAGCAGGGTGCGGTAGCCGGCGCGATAATCCGGATACAGCATGTCATAGCCGCTATCCAGCATGCGTTTGTTGCTCAATTTCTTGGAGCGACGTTCGCTGGTGGCCACTTCTTCGCGCAGATGCGCGCTTGTATAACCCATCGATTTTGCCAGCCAGCTCTGTAGTTCGTACATGGGAACCGGGGTGCAGTCCGCACCGATATACAGTTTCTCCAACGACATATCTTTTTTCTGGCCCTCGATCAGGTGCGCCAGAAAGCCAACGGCATCGTCGACGTGAATACGGTTGCTGAACTGAGGCGGTGATGGCGGTGCGCAGCGGCCGGCGCGCACTTGCGAGAGCAGTCGGTCGCGGCCGGGGCCGTAGATACCGGCAAAACGCACCACGCAGGTTTCGGTCACGCTCTGCTGGGCAATCTTTTCTGCGGCCAGCAGTGCGTCGCCCTGGAAGCTACTCGGCATGGGCTGGGAGCGTTCATCCAGCCACTGGTCACCACTCTGACCATACACGCGGGTAGAGGAAACCCACAGCAACAGGCGCGGGGGTTTTTCCATATCCGCGAGGGACTGGCGCAAACAGGTGGCCGTTTCGACATAGGCGCGCTGGTAGGCTTGGGGGGTGCTGGCGCCGGGAGTGAAGGTAGCGATGACAATGTCGGCACCCTGGCTCAGGTGGCGATGGATATCTTCTGTTTTGGTGGCATCGCCGCGGCGCCAATTGACGACGTCCGCGCGGCGCTTGCGTGCCAGTGCCTGTAACGGATTGCGCCGCACACCAAACACATCGTACGCCTTGCGATCCAACTTCAGTGCGAGGCGTGTCCCCAGATCGCCGCAACCGAAGATCCAGACTTTTTCCTTTGCCATAACCGCTTGCTTTTTCCCCTGGGTACCGAATGCCGGTCCCAATATTTTTCGGTCCACACGCTGGTGGGCGCGATTAGAATTATACGTAGAATTGCGATGAATTTTCCGTCAGGTTGGCTATTTATAGCCTGTTTCCCTAACGAAGTCTGTGAACGGGGCCCGTCGCTTTTTTGGGCCCCGTATGGGTAGACGAACCAAACTTCGTCACCCTCGCGATTTCACCATTCGATAGATAAACAGCAGGATAACTGCACCCACTACCGCGGTGATGATACTGCCGAGAGACAGACCGCCGGTGGTACCCAGGCCAACAAAGCTACCGACCCAGCCGCCGATAAACGCACCTACGATACCGATGACCATGGTGACAATCCAACCACCTGGATCCGGCCCGGGCATGATCCACTTGGCCAGCGCACCGGCGATGAGACCCAAAATAATCCAAGACAAGATTCCCATAGCGATCCTCCGCTTGATGTAATTTGAACGCTTACCTTCCATGTATAGTAAAAAAAGCGCCACATCGCCTGTGCGGTGCGCAAGTTAATAGCAAATCTTACTATTCATAAACCTGTCTAATAGCATTTTTTTCTAGATTGTGACATTTACACAACGTCCTGGCGGTTTTGCTGGCCGCCAGGGGGTGTTTATGAATAAACTCTATCGCCTGGATTTATCTGATTGCGTTTACCATGACACTGAACGAGCTCCGATACATCGTTACCCTGGCCCAGGAACAGCACTTTGGCCGCGCTGCCGAGCGCTGCTTTGTCAGCCAGCCCACCCTGTCGATTGCGGTGAAGAAGCTGGAAAAAGAACTTGGGGTGGCCCTGTTTGAGCGCTCCAAGACCCGGGTGCAGGCCACACCACTTGGAGAGCGTATCGTCGCGCAAGCGCAATTGGTACTAGAGCAATCCGCGGCCATCAAGGATATTGCCAGCGCCGGTAAGGACCAGCTCAGCAGCCCCCTGTCGGTGGGCGCAATTTTTACCATCGGCCCCTATCTGTTCCCGCACTTTATTCCCCAGCTGCAACAACTGGCGCCACAGATGCCGCTGTATGTAGAGGAGGGCTATACCTCGACCCTGCGCGGGCGACTGCGCAAGGGTGAGCTGGATGCGGTGATCATCGCGCTGCCGTTTACCGAGCCGGACGTAGTAACCCAACCCCTCTACGACGAGCCGTTTGTGGTGCTGATGCCCTCGGACCACCCACTGGCGAAATACGAAGCGCTGACACCGGAACAACTGTGCGAAGACAATGTACTGTTGCTGGGTGAAGGCCACTGCTTCCGCGATCAGGTACTGGAAGCCTGCCCGCAGCTGCAGCAGTCCATCGAAAAAGAAGCCGGCAGCGGACATATTCGTACCGCCGCCGACGGCAGCTCCCTGGAAACCCTGCGCCATATGGTGGCCTCGCGCCTGGGCATCACCGTGTTACCTCTTTCGGCCGCCGCTGCCTCGCAGTACGCCACCGGGGTGCTGGTGACCCGTCCGTTTGTTTCCCCCGCACCACAGCGCACCGTGGCTCTGGCATGGCGCGCCAGCTTTCCCCGGCATCGCGCCATCGATATGCTGCGCGACGCGATCAACCAGTGCCAGCTGCAGAGTCCGTGAGCCAACCGCAGAATCCTCCGCAAAAACCCCTGGCAGAAATTCCCGTCACCGCTCTCAAGGGTGTCGGCGCCAAACTTGCGGAAACCCTCGCCAAACTGCACATCAGCTCCCTGCAGGATCTGCTATTCCACCTGCCTGCGCGCTACCAGGACCGCACTCGAGTTGTACCGCTGGCGGGTCTGCGCCCTGGCATGGACGCGGTTATCGAGGGAGAAGTGCGCGCAGCGGACGTTATTTTCGGGCGCCGCCGCAGCCTCGCGGTGCGCATTCAAGACACCACCGGCAGTGTCACCCTGCGCTTTTTCCACTTCACTGCGGCACAAAAAAACCGCCTGGCGGCGGGCACGCGCGTGCGCTGCTACGGCGAAGCGCGGCGCGGTAGCGCCGGCATCGAGCTGTATCACCCGGAAACCGAGGTGCTCGGCGAGACCACTTCACCCAATGCGGAAACCCTGACCCCGGTTTACCCGCTGACCGAAGGGCTGGGGCAGGGGCGCCTGCGCGCACTTATTGGCCAGGGTCTGGACTGGCTGGCCCAGGGCAACGTCAGCGAACTGCTGCCGGCCCAGCTGTTGCCGCAGGAAATGCAGCTGCCATTGGCGGGCGCACTGATGTATCTGCACCAGCCACCGGCAGATGCCGACCTCGCCCAATTGGCCGAAGGTCAGCACCCTGCACAGCAACGGCTGGCGCTGGAGGAATTGCTGGCCCACCATCTGAGCCTGCTGGAACTGCGCCGAAGTGGCGCCCAGGTTGCCGCACCACCGCTTGCGCTCAATGCCGCGCTGGAGCGGGATTTTCTCTCGCGCCTGCCTTTTTCCCCCACCAATGCACAGCAACGGGTGGGCAGGGAGATCGCCGACGATCTCGCCACCGCCACTCCCATGATGCGCCTACTACAGGGCGACGTCGGAGCCGGCAAAACACTGGTGGCTGCACGCGCAGCGCTGCAGGCAATCGGCGCCGGTCACCAGTGTGTGGTGATGGCACCCACGGAAATCCTCGCCGAGCAGCATCGCATCAACTTCAGCGGCTGGCTGGAGCCACTGGGAATTACCGTGGGCTGGCTCACCGGCAGCATGAAAGCCGCAGAAAAACGCGCGCAACTGGCGGCCATCGAAAATGGCGATGCGCAGTTGATCGTCGGCACCCACGCCCTATTTCAGGAAGGTGTGGAGTTCCATCGCCTGGCGCTGGTGATCATCGACGAACAGCATCGCTTCGGTGTGCGCCAGCGTCTGCAGCTGCGCGAAAAAGGTGCAGTCGAGGGTGAGACCCGTACCCAACCCCATCAGCTGATCATGACCGCCACCCCGATTCCCCGCACCCTGGCCATGTCCGCGTTTGCCGACCTGGACTGCTCCGTTATCGACGAACTGCCGCCCGGACGGCAGCCGATCAATACTGTGGCTATTTCCAATGAACGCCGCTTTGATGTGATGGAGCGTGTACAAAGTGCCGTGAGCGAGGGCCGACAGGCCTACTGGGTGTGCACCTTGATTGAAGAGTCCGAAACCCTGCAGGCCCAGGCCGCGGAATCCACCGCCGAGGAACTGGCAGACACCTTGGATGGCGCACGCGTGGCACTGGTGCACGGACGCATGAAACCAGAAGCCAAAGAGCTGGTGATGAAGGCGTTCAAGGCCGGCGACGTGGATTTGCTGGTGGCAACCACCGTGATCGAGGTGGGTGTGGATGTGCCCAATGCCAGTCTGATGATTATCGAAAACCCCGAGCGCCTGGGACTCGCCCAGCTGCACCAGTTGCGGGGCCGGGTAGGGCGGGGCAGTATCG includes these proteins:
- a CDS encoding NAD-dependent epimerase/dehydratase family protein; amino-acid sequence: MAKEKVWIFGCGDLGTRLALKLDRKAYDVFGVRRNPLQALARKRRADVVNWRRGDATKTEDIHRHLSQGADIVIATFTPGASTPQAYQRAYVETATCLRQSLADMEKPPRLLLWVSSTRVYGQSGDQWLDERSQPMPSSFQGDALLAAEKIAQQSVTETCVVRFAGIYGPGRDRLLSQVRAGRCAPPSPPQFSNRIHVDDAVGFLAHLIEGQKKDMSLEKLYIGADCTPVPMYELQSWLAKSMGYTSAHLREEVATSERRSKKLSNKRMLDSGYDMLYPDYRAGYRTLLEND
- a CDS encoding GlsB/YeaQ/YmgE family stress response membrane protein, whose amino-acid sequence is MGILSWIILGLIAGALAKWIMPGPDPGGWIVTMVIGIVGAFIGGWVGSFVGLGTTGGLSLGSIITAVVGAVILLFIYRMVKSRG
- a CDS encoding RelA/SpoT family protein, which codes for MHTIDSLAHRLSSYLPPDQIQFVRRAYFYAEQAHEGQTRRSGEPYITHPLAVATILAGMHMDAQSLAAAMLHDVIEDTGIPKAALAEQFGEEIADLVDGVSKLTQFETDSPAEKQAENFQKMALAMARDIRVILVKLADRLHNMRTLGSLKPGKRARIARETLEIYAPIANRLGMNDVRIEFEDRAFFAIYPLRASRLRAALVAARGNRKELLEKIQNAIELRLERENIDALVIGREKHLFSIYQKMRSKKKSFKEIMDVYAFRIIVDSVDTCYRTFGVIHNLYKPVISEFKDYIAIPKSNGYQSLHTVLLGMHGVPIEVQIRTKEMDEMANSGIAAHWLYKSSGDEVLNTGGTSQVRARRWVQGLLEMQQRAGDSLEFIENVKIDLFPDEVYVFTPKGKIIDLPAGATAVDFAYSVHTDIGNSCVAVRINQRLAPLSQPLESGQKVEILTSKNVQPNPNWLNFVVTAKARSAIRHYLKHQRHHDSIALGQRLLEKALTKFDLKLSDLSEEQLTRGVREANYESFENLLEEIGLGNRAAFSAAKLLVPPGTTETEASNISSPLTIDAQEGMMISFARCCRPIPGDTIMGHISSGKGVVVHRDTCRNAAELREHPENIMAVSWSADVKGEFLGDVRVEVESERGIIARLATRITEEGASIEQIHVDEKDAQHSTIALTLEVTNRVHLAQVMKRLRNLPAVIKIARP
- a CDS encoding hydrogen peroxide-inducible genes activator, with the protein product MTLNELRYIVTLAQEQHFGRAAERCFVSQPTLSIAVKKLEKELGVALFERSKTRVQATPLGERIVAQAQLVLEQSAAIKDIASAGKDQLSSPLSVGAIFTIGPYLFPHFIPQLQQLAPQMPLYVEEGYTSTLRGRLRKGELDAVIIALPFTEPDVVTQPLYDEPFVVLMPSDHPLAKYEALTPEQLCEDNVLLLGEGHCFRDQVLEACPQLQQSIEKEAGSGHIRTAADGSSLETLRHMVASRLGITVLPLSAAAASQYATGVLVTRPFVSPAPQRTVALAWRASFPRHRAIDMLRDAINQCQLQSP
- the recG gene encoding ATP-dependent DNA helicase RecG → MSQPQNPPQKPLAEIPVTALKGVGAKLAETLAKLHISSLQDLLFHLPARYQDRTRVVPLAGLRPGMDAVIEGEVRAADVIFGRRRSLAVRIQDTTGSVTLRFFHFTAAQKNRLAAGTRVRCYGEARRGSAGIELYHPETEVLGETTSPNAETLTPVYPLTEGLGQGRLRALIGQGLDWLAQGNVSELLPAQLLPQEMQLPLAGALMYLHQPPADADLAQLAEGQHPAQQRLALEELLAHHLSLLELRRSGAQVAAPPLALNAALERDFLSRLPFSPTNAQQRVGREIADDLATATPMMRLLQGDVGAGKTLVAARAALQAIGAGHQCVVMAPTEILAEQHRINFSGWLEPLGITVGWLTGSMKAAEKRAQLAAIENGDAQLIVGTHALFQEGVEFHRLALVIIDEQHRFGVRQRLQLREKGAVEGETRTQPHQLIMTATPIPRTLAMSAFADLDCSVIDELPPGRQPINTVAISNERRFDVMERVQSAVSEGRQAYWVCTLIEESETLQAQAAESTAEELADTLDGARVALVHGRMKPEAKELVMKAFKAGDVDLLVATTVIEVGVDVPNASLMIIENPERLGLAQLHQLRGRVGRGSIASHCVLMYSSPLSANGRARLQALRSHSDGFAIAEEDLRLRGPGEILGTRQTGEIQHRIADLQRDAHLLPQVQKIAAAPQLSEEARAALVRRWLHNKPRFAEA
- a CDS encoding RidA family protein; the encoded protein is MPNRAVIKTDKAPAAIGSYSQAVKVNNTIYLSGQIPLVPETMELVSDDFREQAVQVFKNLQAVCEAANGSLDDLVKLNLYLTDLSNFATVNEVMEEMFTKPFPARAAVGVSELPKGAQFEAEGVLVI
- the rpoZ gene encoding DNA-directed RNA polymerase subunit omega is translated as MARITVEDCLDHVDNRFELVIVGSKRARQIATGGRDPMVAEENDKPTVIALREIEEGFVDASILDEPEEEPVQAASPAPVFLSEQDL